The following are encoded in a window of Chloroflexota bacterium genomic DNA:
- the phnE gene encoding phosphonate ABC transporter, permease protein PhnE — MPSPLIAAILSLVVPGLGQFALGKRPRGIAVLALTLVSVYLIFWALVTYKIALVLFAGYDTSWLWLLLALFWAWNVFDAIQLARGKPSLTWLGFLVPALIIYVIGWQVTDANLDRLVTRFDDARRIFTAILQPDVIERDAVTGAIRPSENFGDIVGRIKDAPAPGWLVALGLAQPGQLTPTLVAGKLIETIALGLMSTLFSVVLAVPLSFFAAHNVMSRVPGGNAVYYAMRTLLNVVRAVDTFIWGILVIVWVGLGTFAGLIALTIHSVAALGKLYSEEIEHIDPGPIEAVTATGANLFQVIRFAVIPQVIPSFLAYSLLRWDINMRSATVVGFVAGGGIGFFVVETIRKGGYEQYAAALWTVAAVIIAVDTVSARWRQRIMEGDSKPQTGAAAPLFRSPRRMLYTAILAAAFVYCWFVVEIDLRKLLDPGPTFGRLIGDFLAIDLTPSLLDTVWRQMLGTLFQALIATTLGGAAAIPFAFLGARNLTGRSALSVWVYFIVRGLFNVLRSIEALLYVAIFVFWVGIGAFAGALALAVTTFALIGKLFSEAIENIDSGPMEAIAATGATRLQTIVYAILPQIVPPFVSYTIYQWDINVRISTIIGFAGGGGIGLLLNAYFGQLQYHKAGTVVALIVLVVTLMDFASAKIREKMV, encoded by the coding sequence ATGCCTTCGCCGCTCATCGCCGCCATACTGTCGCTGGTCGTGCCGGGCCTCGGCCAGTTTGCGCTCGGCAAACGTCCGCGCGGCATCGCCGTTCTCGCGCTGACGCTCGTCTCGGTCTATCTGATCTTCTGGGCGCTCGTCACGTACAAGATTGCGCTGGTGCTGTTTGCCGGCTACGACACGTCGTGGCTCTGGCTGCTGCTGGCGCTGTTCTGGGCGTGGAACGTCTTCGACGCCATTCAACTTGCGCGCGGCAAGCCGTCCCTGACCTGGCTCGGCTTCCTGGTGCCGGCACTCATTATCTATGTCATCGGCTGGCAGGTGACCGACGCCAACCTCGACCGGCTGGTGACACGCTTCGATGATGCGCGCCGCATCTTCACGGCCATCCTGCAACCCGACGTGATCGAGCGCGACGCCGTCACGGGCGCGATACGGCCCAGCGAGAACTTCGGCGATATCGTCGGGCGCATCAAGGACGCGCCGGCGCCCGGCTGGCTGGTGGCGCTCGGGCTGGCACAGCCCGGCCAACTGACGCCGACGCTGGTGGCGGGCAAGCTGATCGAGACCATCGCGCTCGGCCTGATGTCCACGCTCTTTTCCGTCGTGCTGGCCGTGCCGCTGTCGTTCTTCGCCGCGCACAATGTCATGTCGCGCGTGCCGGGCGGCAATGCCGTGTACTACGCCATGCGCACGCTGCTGAACGTCGTGCGCGCGGTGGACACGTTCATCTGGGGCATTCTGGTCATCGTGTGGGTGGGGCTGGGCACCTTTGCCGGGCTGATTGCGCTGACGATCCATTCGGTCGCAGCGCTCGGCAAGTTGTACTCGGAGGAGATCGAGCACATTGACCCCGGCCCGATCGAGGCGGTCACCGCAACCGGCGCCAACCTGTTCCAGGTGATCCGCTTTGCCGTCATACCGCAAGTGATCCCGTCGTTCCTGGCGTACAGCCTGCTGCGCTGGGACATCAACATGCGCTCGGCGACCGTCGTCGGGTTCGTGGCCGGCGGCGGCATTGGCTTCTTCGTGGTCGAGACGATCCGCAAGGGCGGCTATGAGCAGTACGCGGCCGCGCTCTGGACGGTGGCGGCGGTCATCATCGCGGTGGACACCGTCAGCGCGCGCTGGCGCCAGCGCATCATGGAAGGCGACAGCAAGCCACAGACGGGCGCTGCCGCGCCGCTCTTCCGCTCGCCGCGCCGGATGCTGTACACGGCCATCCTCGCCGCGGCCTTCGTGTACTGCTGGTTCGTCGTCGAAATCGACCTGCGCAAGCTGCTCGATCCAGGCCCGACGTTCGGCCGGCTGATCGGCGATTTCCTCGCGATCGATCTGACGCCGTCACTGCTCGACACGGTCTGGCGGCAAATGCTCGGCACGCTGTTCCAGGCGCTGATCGCGACGACGCTGGGCGGCGCGGCGGCAATCCCGTTCGCGTTCCTCGGCGCGCGCAACCTGACCGGCCGCAGCGCGCTGTCGGTCTGGGTCTACTTCATCGTGCGCGGCCTGTTCAACGTGCTGCGCTCGATTGAGGCGCTGCTGTACGTCGCCATCTTCGTGTTCTGGGTCGGCATCGGCGCGTTTGCCGGCGCGCTGGCGCTGGCGGTCACCACCTTCGCGCTGATCGGCAAGCTGTTCTCCGAAGCGATCGAGAACATCGATTCCGGCCCGATGGAGGCGATCGCCGCCACCGGCGCGACGCGCCTGCAGACCATCGTCTACGCGATCCTGCCGCAGATCGTGCCGCCGTTCGTCTCGTACACGATCTACCAGTGGGACATCAACGTGCGCATCTCGACGATCATCGGCTTTGCGGGCGGCGGCGGCATCGGCCTGCTGCTGAACGCGTACTTCGGCCAGTTGCAGTATCACAAGGCCGGCACGGTCGTGGCGCTGATCGTGCTCGTCGTAACGCTCATGGACTTCGCGAGCGCGAAGATCCGCGAGAAGATGGTGTAA
- a CDS encoding MmgE/PrpD family protein, translating into MSSPTLTEHLARFIAQADRASMPLAVAQYYVLDWLGSALAGTQTAQGRILLDYTASQPRIDGGCAVAGLPGRYGAESAALVNGGLSHIVEMDDLDRTSVTHPGTVVIPAALAVAQRERKSGAEFLRAVVIGYEIMVRVGAAVGKTHYVYFHNTATCGTFGAAAAAAYLLGLNEEQTVWALGNAGTMSAGLWEFNADGAMSKHLHAGRAAQSGVLAADLARRGFTGPRAILEGERGFFAATSRDATPTAVIAGLDPEAPAWRIGGVSIKPHASCRHTHPAIDAALAIRAQMADHVAAADVARIEVETYQAALDLCNNAAPRTPYQAKFSLHYCIASALARGHAGLGDFRPERIADPALAHLLAATRVQLNPAFEALYPQQWPSNVTVAFAGGRVISQTINTPKGDPENALSQGELEIKFAQMLDGTPFDPAPWMAFVRGLPTATALQLPAEKAIRESRESPRIKTSSTK; encoded by the coding sequence GTGTCTTCCCCCACTCTCACCGAGCACCTCGCCCGCTTCATCGCGCAGGCCGACCGCGCGAGCATGCCGCTGGCGGTCGCGCAATACTACGTGCTGGACTGGCTTGGTTCGGCGCTGGCCGGCACGCAGACAGCGCAGGGCCGCATCCTGCTCGACTACACGGCGAGCCAGCCGCGCATCGACGGCGGCTGCGCTGTCGCCGGCCTGCCCGGCCGCTATGGCGCGGAAAGCGCCGCGCTCGTCAACGGCGGCCTCTCGCATATCGTCGAAATGGACGACCTCGACCGCACCTCGGTCACGCACCCCGGCACGGTCGTCATCCCGGCGGCGCTGGCCGTCGCTCAACGCGAGCGCAAGAGCGGCGCGGAGTTTTTGCGCGCGGTCGTGATCGGTTACGAGATCATGGTGCGGGTCGGCGCGGCGGTCGGCAAAACGCACTACGTCTATTTCCACAACACGGCGACGTGCGGCACCTTCGGCGCAGCGGCGGCGGCCGCGTACCTGCTAGGGTTGAACGAAGAGCAGACGGTCTGGGCGCTCGGCAACGCGGGGACGATGAGCGCGGGGCTGTGGGAGTTCAACGCCGACGGCGCGATGAGCAAGCACCTGCACGCCGGGCGCGCCGCGCAGTCGGGCGTGCTGGCGGCCGACCTGGCGCGGCGCGGCTTCACCGGCCCGCGCGCCATCCTCGAAGGCGAGCGCGGCTTCTTCGCGGCCACCTCGCGCGACGCCACGCCTACTGCGGTGATCGCAGGGCTCGACCCGGAAGCGCCCGCCTGGCGCATCGGCGGCGTCAGCATCAAGCCGCACGCCTCGTGCCGCCACACCCACCCGGCGATTGACGCCGCGCTGGCGATCCGCGCGCAGATGGCCGACCACGTCGCGGCGGCCGATGTCGCGCGCATCGAGGTCGAGACGTACCAGGCCGCGCTCGACCTGTGCAACAACGCCGCGCCGCGCACGCCGTACCAGGCCAAGTTCTCGCTGCACTACTGCATCGCGTCGGCGCTGGCGCGCGGACACGCCGGGCTGGGCGACTTTCGGCCGGAACGCATCGCCGATCCGGCGCTGGCGCATCTGCTGGCCGCCACCCGCGTGCAACTCAACCCGGCGTTCGAGGCGCTCTACCCGCAGCAGTGGCCGTCCAACGTGACGGTGGCGTTCGCCGGCGGGCGTGTCATCTCGCAGACGATCAACACGCCGAAGGGCGACCCGGAAAACGCGCTGTCGCAGGGCGAGCTCGAGATCAAGTTCGCGCAGATGCTGGACGGCACGCCGTTCGACCCCGCGCCGTGGATGGCGTTCGTGCGCGGCTTGCCAACGGCGACTGCGCTGCAACTCCCCGCAGAAAAAGCAATCCGCGAATCACGCGAATCACCGCGAATCAAAACCTCATCCACGAAGTAA
- a CDS encoding phosphate/phosphite/phosphonate ABC transporter substrate-binding protein, whose amino-acid sequence MSKRSIVLMFATVLAIMLVACGTPATPTAVPPTAVPPTAIPAQPTATKVAAAAPTTAPTAAAQPTTAPAATTAPAPTATPPPPACAKLADALTPAAGTLGAADKPIVITFVPSGDIATITKSGTAMADCLTKVTGAAYKIETGTSYAASIEAMGAGKAQASFLATFAALLARNKYGVEPALVATRAYATVDLDPDKGLKGTQTPFYKGQFITKKGSPIKTIADLKGKTFCFTDPTSTSGTIIPTIVLKANGIDPEKDLKASQFAGSHPNVVAAVYKGDCDAGATFIDARTDASIVKAYPDVMDKVDIFFVTDQIPNDGMQLAKGLDQKLKDITVKGMLSIMADPGGKAMVKSIYAYDALVAVKADYYDPFGALLKKAGVDPASYVK is encoded by the coding sequence ATGTCCAAGCGCAGTATTGTTTTGATGTTCGCCACCGTACTGGCGATCATGCTCGTGGCCTGCGGTACGCCGGCCACACCGACCGCCGTGCCGCCCACCGCGGTCCCGCCGACCGCCATCCCGGCCCAGCCGACGGCGACCAAGGTAGCCGCCGCCGCGCCGACCACGGCCCCGACGGCCGCCGCCCAGCCGACCACCGCACCGGCCGCGACGACCGCGCCCGCCCCGACGGCGACCCCGCCGCCGCCCGCGTGCGCCAAGTTGGCCGATGCGCTGACCCCGGCCGCCGGCACGCTCGGCGCCGCCGACAAGCCGATCGTCATCACGTTCGTGCCTTCGGGCGACATCGCCACGATCACCAAGTCCGGCACGGCGATGGCCGACTGCCTGACGAAGGTGACGGGCGCCGCCTATAAGATCGAAACCGGCACGTCGTACGCCGCGTCGATCGAGGCGATGGGCGCCGGCAAGGCGCAGGCGTCGTTCCTGGCGACCTTCGCCGCGCTGCTCGCGCGCAACAAGTACGGCGTCGAGCCCGCGCTGGTCGCGACCCGCGCGTACGCCACCGTGGACCTCGACCCCGACAAGGGTCTGAAGGGCACGCAGACGCCGTTCTACAAGGGCCAGTTCATCACCAAGAAAGGCTCGCCGATCAAGACGATCGCGGACCTGAAAGGCAAGACCTTCTGCTTCACCGACCCGACCTCGACCTCCGGCACGATCATCCCGACCATCGTGCTGAAGGCGAACGGTATTGATCCGGAGAAGGACCTGAAGGCCTCGCAGTTCGCCGGCTCGCACCCGAACGTCGTCGCCGCCGTGTACAAGGGCGACTGCGACGCGGGCGCGACGTTCATCGACGCCCGCACCGACGCCTCGATCGTCAAGGCATACCCGGACGTGATGGACAAGGTCGACATCTTCTTCGTTACCGACCAGATCCCGAACGATGGCATGCAGTTGGCCAAGGGCCTCGATCAGAAGTTGAAGGACATTACCGTCAAGGGTATGCTGTCGATCATGGCCGACCCGGGCGGCAAGGCGATGGTCAAGAGCATCTACGCGTACGATGCGCTCGTGGCCGTTAAGGCCGACTACTACGACCCGTTCGGCGCACTGCTGAAGAAGGCGGGCGTGGACCCGGCCAGCTACGTCAAGTAG
- a CDS encoding nucleotidyltransferase domain-containing protein: MNARIHVDERSLAAYCRAHHIRRLSLFGSVLRADFRADSDVDVLVEFEPEHVPGLFGIARMERELAELFGGRKVDLRTAEDLSRYFRASVLAEAEGLYAQG; the protein is encoded by the coding sequence ATGAACGCACGCATCCATGTTGACGAGCGCAGCCTGGCCGCCTATTGCCGCGCACACCACATCCGGCGGCTGTCGTTGTTCGGGTCGGTGCTGCGCGCCGATTTCCGAGCCGACAGCGACGTTGATGTGCTGGTCGAGTTCGAACCGGAGCATGTGCCGGGCTTGTTCGGCATCGCGCGCATGGAGCGTGAACTGGCGGAGCTGTTCGGCGGGCGTAAGGTCGACTTGCGCACCGCCGAAGATCTGAGCCGCTATTTTCGCGCGAGCGTCCTGGCCGAGGCCGAAGGTCTATATGCGCAAGGATGA
- a CDS encoding tetratricopeptide repeat protein — protein sequence MNAGDLFQRMQSAASDDERHWLVTQSLLSTLPVEVAATVYAAAIPHWFTSDVLAALQPDLRAHIGDFYTAIQALPFVEPFQGRGHNIHELTRRVILQHLWQNDRDAFVRLSQHATDYFSSIANDERYIAIERVYHLVVVDTERGTDEVWGIGADWYNRFDYAAVDGLARAVREHADAGRVKGRVRGWSAYFGGLIAERGYNYSRASALYAEVIAEHYKDQALEANCIQSLGDVHVGLSELPEARARYAEALPIYRAIGDRLGEANCIQSLGELATSEKHYDTAFALLEDAAQRYRMLGLVADEANAINSIANSYDAMKAFDKAIDAYTRAIALFPKQAMWFRNRAHQYLKLRDAGKAERDIEIAAGLQPNHPYLFLRYGDLSIARGMYDAAIGYFEQALLQIPRLNGAWFGIGEAHLRAGRPAEALHAYRQGLTLTDSLAELEEPLDTLRDLKAEHPGLAGINDALRLLDEWTDNSAPTQP from the coding sequence ATGAACGCCGGCGACCTTTTCCAGCGCATGCAGTCGGCAGCCAGCGATGACGAGCGCCATTGGCTCGTGACGCAGAGCCTGCTGTCCACTTTGCCCGTGGAAGTGGCGGCAACCGTCTACGCCGCCGCAATTCCGCATTGGTTCACATCCGACGTACTGGCCGCGTTACAGCCTGATCTGCGGGCCCACATAGGCGACTTCTATACTGCTATCCAAGCGCTGCCATTCGTCGAACCGTTCCAGGGTCGCGGGCACAATATCCATGAACTGACGCGGCGAGTGATCTTGCAGCATCTCTGGCAGAACGATCGTGACGCATTTGTCAGACTGTCGCAGCACGCCACAGATTACTTTTCATCGATTGCCAACGACGAGCGGTACATCGCTATCGAACGTGTATACCACCTCGTCGTGGTCGATACCGAGCGTGGGACGGACGAGGTGTGGGGTATTGGAGCCGACTGGTACAATCGGTTCGATTATGCCGCCGTCGATGGGTTGGCGCGCGCCGTGCGTGAACATGCCGACGCTGGCCGCGTCAAGGGTCGGGTACGGGGATGGAGCGCTTACTTCGGAGGGCTTATAGCGGAGCGCGGATACAACTACTCCAGGGCAAGTGCTTTGTACGCAGAAGTCATTGCGGAACATTACAAAGATCAGGCGCTCGAGGCGAACTGCATCCAGAGCCTGGGCGACGTGCATGTTGGATTGAGCGAACTGCCGGAGGCGCGGGCGCGCTATGCGGAGGCGCTGCCGATCTACCGGGCGATCGGGGACCGGCTGGGCGAGGCGAACTGCATCCAGAGCCTGGGCGAATTGGCCACGTCCGAGAAACATTACGACACGGCCTTCGCGTTATTGGAGGATGCGGCGCAACGCTACCGGATGTTGGGCTTGGTGGCCGATGAGGCCAACGCGATCAACAGCATCGCAAATTCCTACGATGCGATGAAAGCATTTGACAAGGCCATCGACGCGTACACGCGCGCTATAGCGCTTTTTCCAAAACAAGCCATGTGGTTCCGTAATCGCGCACATCAGTATCTCAAACTAAGAGATGCGGGTAAAGCCGAGCGCGATATTGAAATAGCTGCAGGACTGCAACCAAACCACCCCTATCTGTTTTTGCGCTATGGAGACTTGTCAATTGCGCGTGGCATGTACGATGCCGCCATCGGCTATTTTGAGCAGGCGCTGCTTCAGATCCCGCGCCTGAACGGAGCTTGGTTTGGCATCGGGGAAGCGCATCTACGGGCTGGCCGTCCCGCCGAGGCACTGCATGCCTATCGTCAAGGTCTGACGCTCACCGATAGCCTTGCCGAACTCGAAGAACCACTCGATACTTTGCGCGACTTGAAGGCCGAACACCCCGGCCTTGCCGGCATCAACGATGCATTGCGCTTGCTTGACGAGTGGACGGATAATTCCGCTCCGACCCAACCTTGA
- the phnC gene encoding phosphonate ABC transporter ATP-binding protein — protein sequence MLKIEHLTKVYPNGTVALNDVSFEVQDGEFLAVIGLSGSGKSTLLRCINRLIEPTSGRITWDGVDVTAAPSAEMRRIRRQIGMIFQQFNLVKRSSVMTNVLSGRLGYVNPAQSLLNYFSGDDKARALKNLERLGLSDKAYVRADSLSGGQQQRVGIARALMQEPKLILADEPVASLDPVLSHSILKYLEQLNKEDGITVLCSLHFLDLVHRYATRAIALKDGLLVFEGLPPAIDDAQFKAIYGKDAERVSIV from the coding sequence ATGCTCAAAATCGAACACCTCACGAAAGTTTATCCCAACGGCACCGTCGCGCTCAACGATGTGTCGTTTGAAGTGCAGGACGGCGAGTTTCTGGCCGTCATCGGGCTGAGCGGCTCCGGCAAATCGACCCTGCTGCGCTGCATCAACCGGCTGATCGAGCCGACCTCCGGGCGGATCACCTGGGACGGCGTGGACGTCACCGCCGCGCCGTCTGCCGAGATGCGCCGCATCCGCCGGCAGATCGGCATGATCTTCCAGCAGTTCAACCTCGTCAAGCGCTCGTCGGTGATGACCAATGTGCTGTCGGGGCGCCTCGGCTACGTCAATCCGGCGCAGAGCCTGCTGAACTATTTCTCCGGCGACGACAAGGCGCGTGCGCTGAAGAACCTCGAGCGGCTCGGGCTGTCCGACAAAGCGTACGTCCGCGCCGATTCGCTCTCCGGCGGCCAGCAGCAGCGCGTCGGCATCGCCCGCGCGCTGATGCAGGAGCCCAAGCTGATCCTCGCCGACGAGCCGGTCGCCTCGCTCGACCCGGTGCTGTCGCACTCAATTCTCAAGTATCTCGAGCAGCTCAACAAGGAGGACGGCATCACGGTGCTGTGCAGCCTGCACTTCCTCGACCTGGTGCACCGCTACGCCACGCGCGCGATCGCGCTCAAGGACGGCCTGCTCGTGTTCGAGGGCCTGCCGCCGGCGATCGACGACGCGCAGTTCAAAGCGATCTACGGCAAAGACGCCGAGCGCGTCTCGATTGTGTGA
- a CDS encoding NrdH-redoxin → MNPIVIYGTTWCGDCSRAKRVLQQYKVAFEWINIEENPDGEAFVQKTNRGMLSVPVLVFADASTLVEPSSAQLVAKLKALQLA, encoded by the coding sequence ATGAATCCGATCGTCATCTACGGCACTACATGGTGCGGCGACTGCTCGCGCGCCAAGCGCGTTTTACAGCAATACAAAGTGGCTTTCGAGTGGATCAATATTGAGGAGAACCCGGATGGCGAGGCGTTTGTGCAGAAGACGAACCGGGGCATGTTGTCGGTGCCGGTGCTCGTCTTCGCAGACGCCAGCACCCTGGTGGAACCGAGCAGTGCGCAGTTGGTTGCCAAGCTGAAGGCGCTGCAACTCGCGTAG
- a CDS encoding ABC transporter substrate-binding protein, translating into MVLLLAACAPTASPAPPTPALPARLVVTLADTATSPLYLPVSLAAALKYFDAEGLAVDLRYAPGGDVPAGSLFAGQSVDYAVRNRQWRVIAALTRTPAVALLVRADLKASIASPAALKGRRIGVSAIGAHTHIIATALLQKAGLATSDYTIVPVGASTLAAAFESHSIDAGFGYEPYVSQLLADGKATVLADLRTPEETERWLGGGYPYTALLADAGALAAYPATAQKMVNALARAQAYMRARTPDEVAAVLPDAATGRDKQQWVAAYRALRPAFAPDARSDGGGIEMVVSAVRLLGLIKPAEAIEPASLFDNTYADIAAQQIQSTK; encoded by the coding sequence ATGGTGCTGCTGCTCGCCGCCTGCGCTCCAACGGCCAGCCCCGCGCCGCCAACGCCGGCGCTGCCGGCGCGCCTGGTCGTCACGCTGGCCGATACGGCCACCTCGCCGCTCTACCTGCCGGTCAGCCTCGCCGCCGCGCTGAAATACTTCGACGCCGAGGGGCTCGCGGTGGATCTGCGCTACGCGCCGGGCGGCGACGTGCCGGCCGGTTCGCTATTTGCGGGACAGTCGGTGGACTACGCGGTGCGCAACCGCCAGTGGCGCGTCATCGCCGCGCTCACGCGCACGCCCGCCGTCGCGCTGCTCGTGCGCGCCGACCTGAAGGCTTCCATCGCATCACCGGCCGCCCTGAAGGGGCGTCGTATCGGCGTCAGCGCGATCGGCGCGCACACGCACATTATCGCGACGGCGCTGCTGCAGAAGGCCGGGCTGGCTACGTCGGACTACACGATTGTGCCGGTCGGCGCCAGCACGCTGGCCGCCGCCTTCGAGTCGCATAGCATTGACGCGGGATTCGGATACGAGCCGTATGTCTCGCAACTACTGGCGGACGGCAAGGCAACCGTGCTGGCCGATCTACGCACGCCGGAGGAAACAGAGCGCTGGCTGGGCGGCGGCTACCCGTACACGGCGCTGCTCGCGGACGCGGGCGCGTTGGCTGCGTACCCGGCCACGGCGCAGAAGATGGTGAATGCGCTCGCTCGCGCGCAGGCATATATGCGCGCGCGCACACCGGACGAGGTGGCCGCCGTGCTGCCCGATGCGGCGACCGGGCGTGACAAGCAGCAGTGGGTAGCCGCGTACCGCGCGCTCCGTCCGGCGTTCGCGCCCGACGCTCGCAGCGACGGCGGCGGCATCGAGATGGTCGTCAGCGCGGTGCGGCTGCTGGGGCTGATCAAGCCAGCCGAAGCGATTGAGCCTGCCAGCCTTTTTGACAATACCTACGCCGACATCGCTGCGCAACAAATACAATCCACGAAGTAA
- a CDS encoding ethylbenzene dehydrogenase has translation IMVAPFAGDRGEISAASTWKDGKYTVVFSRKLVTGSKTDVQFDKLDGTYSFGLAMFDNAQVRHAFNNGALTLQFSK, from the coding sequence ATCATGGTGGCGCCGTTCGCGGGCGACCGCGGCGAGATCAGCGCGGCGAGCACGTGGAAGGACGGCAAGTACACCGTCGTGTTCAGCCGCAAGTTGGTGACGGGCAGCAAGACAGACGTGCAGTTCGACAAGCTGGATGGCACGTATTCGTTCGGTCTGGCGATGTTTGACAACGCGCAGGTGCGTCACGCATTCAACAATGGCGCATTGACGCTTCAGTTCAGCAAGTAA